One window of the Pyrinomonadaceae bacterium genome contains the following:
- a CDS encoding CDP-alcohol phosphatidyltransferase family protein, with the protein MSSRIVTVPNLLTVFRMALTPVFVSLLFYQKFMLALGAFVLAGITDGLDGLLARRFDQQSPLGRILDPIADKLMLVASFIVLSMKGVYPAPIPSHLPIPFWVTITVISRDVFILIGAAAINMVTGFRSFEPSLLGKISTVVQIVAVAVVMLSAQTRIGTGYYLPTVYAAVFALALLSGIHYIFFVSRRLNDRP; encoded by the coding sequence GTGTCCTCACGCATCGTCACCGTACCGAATCTGCTGACCGTGTTCCGGATGGCATTGACTCCGGTATTCGTATCGCTCCTCTTCTATCAAAAGTTCATGTTGGCCCTGGGGGCATTCGTCCTGGCGGGCATAACTGACGGTTTGGATGGATTGCTCGCCCGCCGGTTTGACCAGCAGTCGCCGCTGGGACGGATTCTGGATCCCATCGCCGACAAGCTGATGCTGGTAGCGTCGTTCATCGTTCTCTCGATGAAAGGCGTGTATCCCGCCCCCATTCCCAGTCACCTGCCAATCCCCTTTTGGGTCACCATTACGGTCATCAGCCGTGACGTCTTTATCCTGATTGGCGCCGCCGCAATCAACATGGTCACGGGATTCCGCTCGTTCGAGCCCTCCCTCCTGGGAAAGATCAGCACCGTCGTACAAATCGTGGCCGTGGCCGTAGTCATGCTCTCCGCCCAAACCCGCATTGGCACCGGCTACTATCTCCCAACGGTTTATGCCGCCGTGTTCGCGCTGGCACTTCTCTCCGGTATCCACTACATCTTCTTCGTTTCCCGCCGCCTCAACGACCGGCCTTAG
- a CDS encoding DUF3857 domain-containing protein encodes MKTAKVEADADAEAIFWEVRIDDSSDDNLSMQHYVRVKIFTERGREKYSKFDITFSKGMKIKDIAARVIKPDGSIVEIAKQDIFEREIVKANRMKVKAKSFAIPSLEPGVIVEYRYREVISDAGASGMRLKFQRDIPVQKLAYYYKPYNKKKPNYQNFNFTDAKFIESEKGFWVATRADVPALKEEPHMPPDDQIVPWILLQTVIPSFEASGFTLTISVKDPGNPVLYWGAVGRDKSFMAKFMNKPDKEVKKVATEVVGAAQTDDEKLRKLYEFCQEQIHNTSYDTSLTDDLRKKLPKNESVADVLKRKKASSQFVDLLFGAMASSLGYDARIAFSSDRSEIFFKPEMTNESFIHPAAIAVKVGQQWRFFNPGLKFLPYGMLVWYEEDVWALLVGDGEFAWTQIPLTAPEKSLERRTAKLKLLEDGTLEGDVKIEYTGHSALTYRLANYEESDNNRQENLKADIKRRLPTADVSDLSIDNVMDGSKPLVHSFKVRVPQYAQKTGKRLFLQPSFFEYGEPSLFSSATRKYEVYFHYPWSQDDQIEIELPAGYSLDSAERPAPFGAQKVTQYKVSMGVTKDQKTLVVRREFFFGGGGAIVFPAASYTQVKSLFDLLHKSDEHTITLKQAAASN; translated from the coding sequence ATGAAGACCGCTAAGGTTGAGGCCGACGCCGACGCCGAGGCAATCTTTTGGGAAGTCAGGATCGACGATAGCTCTGATGACAATCTGTCGATGCAGCATTACGTGCGCGTCAAAATTTTTACCGAGCGCGGCCGCGAGAAATACAGCAAGTTCGATATCACTTTTTCCAAAGGCATGAAGATTAAGGATATCGCCGCGCGCGTCATTAAACCGGATGGCTCAATCGTCGAGATTGCCAAGCAGGACATTTTCGAGCGCGAGATTGTCAAAGCCAACCGCATGAAAGTGAAAGCGAAATCCTTCGCGATTCCCAGCCTGGAACCGGGTGTCATAGTCGAGTACCGCTACCGGGAAGTGATTAGCGACGCCGGGGCTTCCGGCATGCGCTTGAAATTCCAACGGGACATTCCCGTGCAGAAGCTTGCCTATTACTACAAGCCGTACAACAAGAAGAAGCCGAACTACCAGAATTTCAACTTCACTGACGCCAAATTTATTGAGTCAGAGAAGGGATTCTGGGTCGCCACCCGCGCGGATGTGCCCGCGCTGAAAGAAGAGCCGCACATGCCACCGGACGATCAGATCGTCCCCTGGATACTGCTGCAAACGGTGATTCCCAGTTTCGAGGCCTCGGGGTTTACCTTGACCATTTCGGTTAAAGACCCCGGCAATCCGGTTTTGTACTGGGGTGCAGTCGGGAGAGACAAATCTTTCATGGCGAAGTTCATGAACAAGCCTGACAAAGAAGTGAAGAAAGTAGCGACGGAAGTTGTGGGCGCGGCCCAAACCGATGACGAAAAATTACGCAAGCTGTACGAGTTTTGTCAGGAGCAGATACACAACACCAGTTATGACACTTCACTCACAGATGACCTGCGGAAGAAACTTCCCAAAAATGAGTCGGTGGCGGACGTTCTGAAGCGCAAGAAGGCATCCAGCCAGTTTGTCGATCTTCTATTCGGCGCGATGGCGAGTTCGCTCGGGTATGACGCCCGGATCGCATTCTCTTCCGACCGCAGCGAGATTTTCTTCAAGCCTGAAATGACCAACGAGTCGTTCATTCATCCGGCGGCCATTGCGGTTAAAGTCGGGCAACAATGGCGTTTCTTCAATCCCGGGCTCAAGTTTCTGCCGTATGGAATGCTGGTTTGGTACGAAGAAGATGTCTGGGCCCTGCTGGTGGGCGACGGCGAGTTTGCCTGGACCCAAATTCCTTTGACCGCGCCGGAAAAGTCGCTGGAGCGTCGCACGGCAAAACTTAAGTTGCTGGAAGACGGCACACTTGAAGGTGACGTCAAAATCGAATACACCGGCCATTCGGCATTGACTTACCGTCTCGCAAACTACGAAGAGTCAGATAACAACCGGCAGGAAAATTTGAAGGCTGACATAAAGCGCCGCTTGCCTACCGCTGATGTCTCAGACCTGTCGATCGACAACGTGATGGACGGTAGTAAACCGCTCGTGCATTCGTTTAAAGTGCGGGTGCCGCAGTACGCGCAGAAAACCGGCAAGCGGCTCTTTCTGCAACCAAGCTTTTTTGAATACGGAGAGCCCTCACTATTTTCCAGCGCCACGCGGAAGTACGAAGTCTATTTTCACTATCCGTGGTCGCAGGACGATCAAATTGAGATCGAGCTACCGGCTGGTTACTCGCTCGACAGCGCCGAGCGGCCGGCGCCTTTTGGGGCGCAGAAAGTCACCCAGTACAAAGTCTCGATGGGCGTCACCAAGGACCAAAAGACACTGGTTGTGCGCCGCGAGTTTTTCTTTGGCGGCGGCGGGGCGATCGTGTTTCCCGCGGCCAGCTACACACAAGTCAAATCCTTGTTCGATCTGCTGCACAAGAGCGACGAGCACACGATCACTTTGAAACAAGCGGCGGCGTCCAATTAA
- a CDS encoding metallophosphoesterase, whose product MPTSIRWKHDRPVRRTVKAQPRPLSTLKTVLAQTAKHALTEPFMLSIERQEILLKRLPPKLDGLRIVHLSDFHYGPLVNPRHLERAVKAANDLQPDVIALTGDYISVDRMYAEPCAEVVGKLRAPHGVYAVLGNHDHWTDATLIADLFRAEGVRVLINEGTRMDLRGESFWLAGVDDTMVGLEDLSLALAGSSDDEFKLLLAHNPIILRRAARVSVDLVLSGHTHGGQVTWRSEKSRSGRPRRRMLRGLGRRGNTQIYVTRGLGTVVLPIRYGCPPEVSVLELRSTT is encoded by the coding sequence ATGCCAACTTCAATTCGGTGGAAACACGATCGCCCGGTGCGGCGCACAGTCAAGGCGCAACCGCGCCCGCTGAGTACGCTCAAGACTGTGCTCGCGCAAACCGCCAAACATGCGCTCACTGAGCCTTTCATGCTTTCGATCGAGCGGCAGGAGATTCTGCTGAAGCGGCTGCCGCCAAAGCTGGACGGACTCCGAATCGTTCACCTTTCTGATTTCCACTATGGGCCGCTCGTCAACCCCCGGCATCTTGAGCGCGCCGTCAAAGCCGCCAACGACCTGCAGCCGGATGTGATCGCGTTAACCGGCGATTATATTTCGGTGGATCGAATGTATGCGGAGCCTTGCGCGGAAGTAGTTGGGAAACTGCGGGCGCCCCACGGCGTGTACGCGGTGCTGGGGAATCACGATCACTGGACCGACGCCACCTTGATAGCGGATTTGTTTCGCGCTGAAGGCGTTCGCGTCCTGATCAATGAAGGAACGCGCATGGACCTGCGCGGCGAGAGTTTTTGGCTGGCCGGTGTCGATGACACGATGGTCGGGCTGGAAGATCTGTCGCTGGCCCTGGCCGGTTCAAGCGACGACGAATTCAAGCTGCTGCTGGCCCACAATCCAATCATTTTGCGCAGGGCGGCCCGCGTTTCTGTCGACCTTGTGCTCAGTGGTCATACCCACGGCGGCCAAGTCACCTGGCGATCAGAAAAAAGCCGTTCAGGCCGCCCGCGACGAAGGATGCTGCGGGGACTGGGTCGTCGCGGCAACACGCAAATTTACGTGACCCGCGGCTTGGGAACCGTCGTGCTGCCGATTCGCTACGGTTGCCCGCCTGAGGTTTCAGTACTCGAGCTACGCAGCACAACTTAG
- the larC gene encoding nickel pincer cofactor biosynthesis protein LarC produces MSRIAYLDCPAGISGDMLLGALIDVGWPEQKLRELISKLKLGDVQLKVDHVSKRGLAATQVSILSSPHQPHRGLHDLSSIVMQAELPEAIQQRAISALRLLAEAESQVHGVPVDRIHFHEVGAVDTIVDIVGALVGFEELGVTEVHCSALPWSRGTVKTEHGILPVPPPAVALLLRNIPVVGADIEGETVTPTGATLARTLAKQFGTMPAMRVARVGYGAGQRDWPDRPNVLRLTIGESADLEAGLNVEQLVVLSCNIDDMNPQLYEPLVKHLNDAGALDVWLTPVQMKKNRPAVVIEVLCPPETARAIREMLFRHSTTLGVRETAVTRHSLPRHVETVQTFYGAIRMKVARLPDGSVKASPEHEDCVARADEHGVSVSEVWSVAMKAKAAHQSE; encoded by the coding sequence ATGAGCCGGATTGCTTATCTCGACTGTCCCGCCGGCATTAGCGGCGACATGCTGCTCGGCGCATTGATCGATGTGGGCTGGCCTGAGCAGAAGCTGCGCGAGTTAATCTCGAAGCTAAAACTCGGCGACGTCCAGCTAAAAGTCGATCACGTCAGCAAGCGCGGCCTCGCTGCGACGCAGGTAAGTATTCTCTCTTCACCACATCAACCGCACAGAGGCCTGCACGACCTTTCGTCAATCGTGATGCAGGCGGAATTACCTGAAGCGATTCAGCAGCGCGCGATCTCTGCGCTCAGATTACTGGCGGAAGCTGAAAGCCAGGTGCACGGCGTGCCTGTCGATCGAATTCACTTTCACGAGGTCGGCGCGGTGGACACGATTGTTGACATTGTCGGCGCGCTCGTCGGATTCGAGGAGTTGGGTGTAACCGAAGTTCATTGCAGCGCGCTGCCCTGGTCGCGTGGCACAGTTAAAACCGAACACGGAATTCTTCCCGTGCCTCCTCCGGCCGTCGCCTTGCTGCTGCGGAACATTCCGGTGGTTGGCGCAGACATTGAAGGCGAAACAGTCACGCCAACCGGCGCCACGCTCGCGCGCACACTCGCGAAGCAATTCGGCACGATGCCCGCGATGCGAGTTGCACGCGTGGGCTACGGTGCGGGTCAACGTGACTGGCCGGATCGCCCGAACGTTTTGCGGCTGACAATTGGCGAAAGCGCGGACCTGGAAGCCGGACTTAACGTCGAGCAGTTAGTCGTCCTTTCATGCAACATCGATGACATGAATCCGCAGTTGTACGAGCCGCTGGTGAAGCACTTAAACGATGCTGGCGCGCTCGACGTTTGGTTGACGCCGGTACAGATGAAGAAGAATCGGCCGGCGGTAGTTATCGAAGTGCTCTGCCCGCCGGAAACAGCGCGCGCAATTCGTGAGATGTTATTCCGTCACAGCACGACTCTCGGCGTACGCGAGACCGCGGTCACCCGTCACAGCCTGCCTCGACATGTGGAAACCGTTCAGACCTTCTACGGCGCCATAAGAATGAAAGTGGCCCGGCTGCCGGATGGCTCAGTTAAAGCGTCCCCGGAACACGAGGATTGCGTGGCGCGCGCGGACGAACATGGCGTGAGTGTTAGCGAGGTGTGGTCGGTCGCCATGAAGGCTAAAGCAGCCCACCAAAGTGAATAA
- the larE gene encoding ATP-dependent sacrificial sulfur transferase LarE: MNNLSLAERRENEPLPAYLQIKFESLKEIIAGFERVLVAFSGGVDSTLVAQVAVDVLGRDHVLAAIAISPSLGQDEQRDALRMLGEIGISHVTVETNEVEDQRYAANPINRCYFCKEHVYAALTDVARQHGFETVVDGFNAEDTSDFRPGRKAGRELGVRSPLCEVGFNKDEIRELARRLGLSNWDKPQMACLSSRVEYGITITPKILSQVDRAEMALRRLGFADLRVRHHDNLARVEVEQQMIPRALAQRDEIVAAVRAVGYTDVTIDLAGLRHGSMNEGFVKHG; this comes from the coding sequence ATGAACAACCTGAGCCTGGCCGAGCGGCGCGAGAATGAACCGCTGCCGGCCTATTTACAAATCAAATTCGAGAGCTTGAAAGAGATCATCGCCGGTTTCGAGCGGGTGCTGGTCGCCTTCTCAGGCGGTGTAGACAGTACGCTCGTGGCGCAAGTGGCGGTTGATGTTTTAGGCCGTGACCACGTGCTGGCCGCAATCGCGATTTCGCCGAGTCTGGGTCAGGACGAACAGCGTGACGCACTTCGCATGCTCGGTGAGATAGGAATTTCTCACGTCACGGTCGAAACAAATGAAGTTGAAGACCAGCGTTACGCCGCGAATCCCATCAACCGTTGTTACTTTTGCAAGGAGCATGTTTACGCGGCTTTGACTGACGTCGCGCGGCAGCACGGATTCGAAACTGTAGTTGATGGCTTTAACGCCGAAGACACGAGCGACTTTCGGCCGGGACGCAAGGCCGGCCGCGAACTGGGCGTGCGCAGCCCACTCTGCGAAGTGGGCTTCAATAAAGATGAAATTCGCGAGTTGGCGCGGCGTCTGGGATTAAGCAACTGGGACAAGCCGCAGATGGCTTGCTTGTCCAGCCGAGTCGAATACGGAATTACGATCACGCCCAAGATTTTGTCTCAAGTCGATCGTGCGGAGATGGCCTTGCGCCGGCTTGGGTTTGCCGATCTGCGAGTCCGTCATCACGACAACCTCGCGCGCGTGGAAGTCGAACAGCAAATGATTCCGCGGGCACTTGCGCAGCGCGATGAAATCGTTGCCGCGGTCCGCGCTGTTGGCTACACGGACGTGACCATCGACCTGGCGGGGCTGCGGCACGGCAGCATGAACGAAGGATTCGTTAAGCATGGATAG
- a CDS encoding class I fructose-bisphosphate aldolase, with amino-acid sequence MKRSTGTIDRIEELLGDDARTLLDFKSTVIPKEQLHLPGPDYVDRVVSESDRSPAVLRSLQSLISNGRLANTGYVSILPVDQGIEHSGGASFAPNPQYFDPDNIVKLAIEGGCNAVASTYGVLGSVARKYAHKIPFIVKINHNELLTLPNKFDQIMFGTIKEARDLGAVAVGATIYFGSDESTRQIVEVSEAFAQAHELGMACILWCYLRNSKFKTPEGDMHSSADLTGQANHLGVTIQADIVKQKLPERNGGYLAVEKELGKSYGKTSKLVYEKLTTDNPIDLVRYQVANGYMGRVGLINSGGESKGESDMAEAVRTAVINKRGGGMGLISGRKAFQRPMNEGVQLLNAIQDVYLSKEITIA; translated from the coding sequence ATGAAACGATCCACGGGAACAATCGATCGGATTGAAGAACTGCTCGGGGACGATGCAAGAACGCTGCTCGACTTCAAATCGACGGTGATCCCAAAAGAGCAGTTGCACCTGCCCGGACCGGATTACGTTGACCGCGTGGTGTCCGAAAGTGATCGTTCTCCCGCGGTGCTTCGTTCGTTGCAATCGTTAATCAGCAATGGACGTCTGGCCAACACCGGTTATGTTTCGATTCTGCCGGTTGATCAAGGCATCGAACACTCCGGCGGCGCTTCATTCGCGCCAAACCCGCAGTATTTCGATCCGGACAACATTGTGAAGCTCGCCATCGAAGGCGGTTGCAATGCGGTCGCTTCAACCTACGGCGTGCTGGGCAGCGTCGCCCGGAAATACGCCCACAAGATTCCATTTATCGTTAAGATCAATCACAACGAACTGCTCACGCTGCCAAACAAATTCGATCAGATCATGTTCGGCACGATCAAAGAGGCGCGGGACCTGGGCGCGGTCGCTGTCGGCGCTACAATCTATTTCGGTTCGGACGAATCGACGCGGCAAATCGTCGAAGTCTCAGAGGCATTCGCGCAGGCCCACGAACTTGGCATGGCGTGCATTCTCTGGTGCTATCTGCGCAACTCAAAATTCAAAACTCCCGAGGGCGACATGCACTCGTCGGCGGATCTCACCGGCCAGGCGAACCATCTGGGCGTAACGATTCAAGCCGACATCGTCAAGCAGAAATTGCCCGAACGTAACGGCGGCTACCTGGCAGTCGAAAAAGAGCTGGGCAAATCGTACGGCAAGACAAGCAAGCTCGTTTACGAAAAACTCACCACCGATAATCCAATCGATCTGGTTCGCTATCAGGTCGCGAACGGCTACATGGGCCGGGTTGGGCTGATCAATTCCGGCGGCGAATCAAAAGGCGAGAGCGACATGGCCGAAGCTGTACGCACTGCGGTCATCAACAAACGCGGCGGCGGCATGGGCCTGATTTCCGGACGTAAAGCATTCCAACGTCCGATGAATGAAGGCGTCCAGCTCCTGAATGCGATTCAAGACGTTTATCTGTCCAAAGAAATTACGATCGCCTAA
- the larB gene encoding nickel pincer cofactor biosynthesis protein LarB translates to MDRDTVSNLLAEVASGKLSPGEALEKLRWQPIEPIGDFARLDHHRALRQSMPEFVYGEGKSPEQLAAIMSAMVARTGRALATRVTTAHFEATRALLPDVVHHAKARILVVNSFPKSNAGRALVIAAGTSDVPVAEEAAEVLKFLGDSTQTVYDVGVAGIHRLLEYANHLQEADVVIVVAGMEGALPSVVGGLIDSPVIAVPTSVGYGASFQGIAALLGMLNSCATGVTVVNIDNGLGAATAAHRLLTRIRQADLKRARRGSLHEPFPASGEGMGEGSSHGNLSPNPSPLAERGNEEETVAR, encoded by the coding sequence ATGGATAGAGATACTGTTTCAAATCTGCTGGCGGAAGTCGCGAGCGGCAAATTGTCGCCCGGCGAAGCGCTGGAAAAACTGCGCTGGCAGCCGATCGAGCCGATCGGCGACTTTGCCCGGCTGGATCACCATCGCGCGTTGCGTCAAAGCATGCCTGAGTTCGTTTACGGCGAAGGCAAGTCGCCGGAACAACTCGCGGCGATCATGAGCGCGATGGTGGCGCGGACGGGCAGGGCGCTGGCGACGCGGGTCACGACGGCGCACTTCGAAGCCACGCGCGCGTTGCTGCCGGACGTTGTGCATCACGCGAAAGCGCGAATTCTCGTAGTCAACAGTTTTCCGAAGTCGAATGCAGGACGAGCTCTGGTGATCGCGGCAGGAACGTCCGATGTGCCGGTCGCGGAAGAAGCTGCCGAAGTGTTGAAGTTTCTGGGTGACTCAACCCAAACGGTCTACGACGTCGGGGTTGCGGGAATTCATCGTCTGCTTGAGTACGCAAACCATTTGCAGGAAGCCGACGTGGTGATTGTGGTTGCCGGGATGGAAGGCGCGCTGCCCAGCGTCGTGGGCGGACTAATCGACAGTCCGGTGATCGCGGTACCCACCAGCGTCGGGTACGGCGCAAGTTTCCAGGGAATCGCGGCGCTGCTGGGAATGCTGAATAGCTGCGCCACGGGAGTAACGGTCGTCAATATCGACAACGGTTTAGGTGCGGCGACCGCGGCGCATCGTCTACTCACACGCATTCGACAAGCAGATCTCAAGCGCGCCAGAAGAGGATCTCTGCATGAACCCTTCCCCGCAAGCGGAGAGGGGATGGGGGAGGGGTCAAGCCACGGCAACCTCTCCCCTAACCCCTCTCCGCTGGCGGAGAGGGGAAATGAAGAGGAGACAGTCGCTCGATGA
- the dnaJ gene encoding molecular chaperone DnaJ — protein sequence MAKEDYYKTLGVKRDAKPDEIKKAYRRLARKYHPDVNPGDKAAEERFKQMSEAFDVLSDPKKKTVYDRFGQYSDNLADAAARGASPGGSYTRGAPPFDFSGFDWGSTASGGGGSSSSFRDIFADLFGGAKAEREPPRPQPQRGNDIEMPLSLSFEEAITGLTTNLTVNRSDQCSRCHGAGDTGGAVTTCATCKGAGQVQRAGGRLRFTQECPDCGGTGKARPPCGLCKGRGTLPKSETVKVRIPAGVDTGSRVRVPGKGAGGRLGAPPGDLFIITNVGRHQHFTRKGDNIYVTVPITVPEAALGAKIEVPTVSGKGQLRIPPGTQSGQKFRLRGKGAPSLRDPNAHGDQFIEVQLVLPKVISEETKELLRKYAQMNDENPRVAMGLE from the coding sequence GTGGCCAAAGAGGATTATTACAAAACCCTGGGCGTTAAGCGCGACGCCAAGCCGGACGAAATTAAGAAGGCGTACCGGCGGCTGGCGCGCAAGTACCACCCTGACGTCAACCCGGGCGACAAAGCCGCCGAGGAACGCTTCAAACAGATGAGCGAAGCGTTCGATGTTCTCTCAGATCCCAAAAAGAAAACTGTTTACGATCGCTTCGGGCAGTACTCGGACAATCTCGCCGACGCGGCGGCGCGCGGCGCCAGTCCCGGCGGGAGCTACACGCGCGGCGCTCCTCCTTTTGACTTCTCCGGATTTGACTGGGGATCCACGGCCAGCGGCGGCGGCGGCTCGAGCAGTAGCTTTCGCGACATCTTTGCGGACCTGTTCGGCGGCGCGAAAGCGGAACGCGAGCCACCCCGGCCGCAACCTCAGCGTGGCAACGACATCGAGATGCCGCTCTCGCTCAGTTTTGAAGAAGCGATCACCGGACTCACGACCAATCTTACTGTCAATCGATCGGATCAGTGTTCGCGCTGCCACGGCGCGGGTGACACGGGTGGCGCCGTAACTACTTGTGCGACGTGCAAAGGAGCCGGGCAGGTACAACGTGCCGGCGGCCGTCTGCGCTTCACGCAGGAGTGTCCGGATTGCGGTGGCACCGGGAAAGCGCGTCCGCCCTGTGGACTCTGCAAAGGCCGAGGCACTCTGCCGAAGAGTGAAACGGTAAAAGTGCGCATTCCCGCCGGTGTTGACACCGGTTCGCGCGTGCGCGTGCCCGGCAAAGGCGCAGGCGGTCGTCTGGGCGCACCGCCGGGCGATCTTTTCATCATCACGAACGTCGGCCGTCACCAACACTTCACCCGAAAGGGCGACAACATTTATGTAACGGTTCCGATTACGGTCCCGGAGGCCGCGCTCGGCGCAAAGATCGAAGTGCCAACCGTTTCCGGCAAGGGACAGTTGCGAATTCCTCCGGGAACTCAGTCAGGCCAAAAGTTTCGGCTGCGCGGAAAAGGAGCGCCGTCGCTGCGCGATCCAAATGCGCACGGCGACCAATTCATTGAAGTGCAACTCGTGTTGCCGAAGGTGATTTCAGAAGAGACGAAAGAGTTGCTGCGCAAATATGCGCAGATGAATGACGAAAATCCCAGAGTGGCGATGGGATTAGAGTGA
- the dnaK gene encoding molecular chaperone DnaK, protein MSKIIGIDLGTTNSVVAVMEGGEPTVITNSEGGRTTPSVVAFAKDGNRLVGQVAKRQAVTNPENTIYSIKRFMGRKFNEVSEEIKQHPYKVQGTGTGGDVRIVAGGKEWSPPEISAMILQKMKQSAEDYLGQKVEKAVITVPAYFNDAQRQATKDAGKIAGLEVMRIVNEPTAAALAYGLDKKKDETIAVFDFGGGTFDISILEVGEGVVEVKSTNGDTHLGGDDIDEALVDWIIDEFKKDQGIDLSKDKMALQRLKETAEKAKIELSHTMETEINLPFITADQSGPKHLVMKLTRARFEQLGEPLFKRLMPPVEQALKDAGVDAKKIDEVVLVGGSTRIPKVQELVKGFFGKEPNRSVNPDEVVAVGAAVQAGVLSGEKTDILLLDVTPLSLGIETLGGVATKLIERNTTIPTRKSEIFSTASDNQTSVEVHVLQGERPMATDNRTLGKFHLVGIPPAPRGMPQIEVAFDIDANGIVNVSAKDMGTGREQKITITASSGLSKDEIDKMMRDAESHSTEDATKREEIESRNRLDGLVYQMEKTLNENREKVGAVAGEVETAIADAKKAVEEGGVERMNNAFNTLQTVSHKMAEALYQQTSSTPGGETTEQSSAAGASSTGQTGGEDNVIDAEYVDVDEDKK, encoded by the coding sequence ATGAGCAAGATCATAGGAATTGACTTAGGAACGACTAATTCGGTGGTCGCAGTCATGGAAGGCGGCGAGCCGACGGTTATCACCAACTCTGAGGGCGGTCGGACAACTCCGTCAGTCGTAGCGTTCGCCAAAGATGGCAACCGCCTGGTCGGCCAAGTCGCCAAGCGTCAGGCCGTAACCAACCCGGAAAACACGATTTATTCAATCAAAAGGTTCATGGGTCGGAAATTCAACGAGGTGTCCGAAGAAATCAAGCAGCATCCCTACAAAGTCCAGGGGACTGGAACCGGCGGCGATGTGCGTATTGTCGCGGGCGGCAAGGAATGGAGTCCGCCGGAAATCTCCGCGATGATCCTTCAGAAAATGAAGCAATCTGCCGAGGACTATCTCGGCCAGAAGGTCGAGAAGGCGGTCATTACCGTTCCGGCCTACTTTAACGACGCGCAGCGCCAGGCGACGAAGGATGCCGGCAAGATCGCCGGACTGGAAGTAATGCGCATCGTGAACGAGCCTACCGCGGCCGCGCTGGCCTACGGCCTCGACAAAAAGAAAGACGAAACCATTGCCGTGTTCGACTTTGGCGGTGGCACCTTCGACATCTCGATTCTCGAGGTTGGCGAAGGCGTCGTGGAAGTGAAATCCACGAACGGCGACACCCACCTGGGCGGCGACGACATCGATGAAGCGCTGGTCGATTGGATCATTGACGAGTTCAAGAAGGACCAGGGCATCGACTTGTCCAAAGACAAGATGGCTTTGCAGCGCCTCAAGGAAACGGCCGAGAAAGCCAAGATTGAGCTGTCGCACACGATGGAGACGGAAATTAACCTTCCGTTCATCACCGCCGATCAGTCCGGACCGAAACACCTGGTGATGAAACTGACGCGAGCGCGGTTCGAGCAGCTAGGCGAACCACTCTTCAAGCGGCTGATGCCTCCGGTTGAGCAGGCTTTGAAAGATGCCGGCGTGGATGCGAAGAAAATCGATGAAGTAGTTCTGGTCGGCGGCTCGACGCGCATTCCGAAAGTACAGGAATTGGTGAAGGGCTTCTTCGGCAAAGAGCCCAATCGCAGTGTGAACCCCGATGAAGTGGTCGCCGTGGGCGCCGCGGTGCAAGCGGGCGTGCTGTCGGGTGAGAAGACCGACATCCTCTTGCTCGACGTGACTCCCCTCAGCCTCGGCATCGAAACACTTGGCGGCGTGGCCACGAAACTCATTGAGCGCAACACCACCATTCCGACGCGCAAGTCGGAAATCTTCTCGACGGCTTCTGACAACCAGACGTCGGTCGAAGTTCACGTGTTGCAGGGTGAACGCCCGATGGCGACGGACAATCGCACGCTCGGCAAGTTCCACCTGGTCGGCATTCCACCGGCGCCGCGCGGCATGCCGCAAATCGAAGTGGCCTTCGACATTGACGCGAACGGCATTGTGAACGTGTCAGCAAAAGACATGGGCACGGGCCGCGAACAGAAGATCACGATCACCGCTTCGTCGGGCCTCAGTAAAGACGAAATCGACAAAATGATGCGCGACGCGGAATCGCACTCGACCGAGGACGCGACTAAGCGTGAAGAGATCGAATCGCGCAATCGCCTCGATGGTCTGGTTTATCAGATGGAGAAAACGCTGAACGAGAACCGCGAGAAAGTTGGCGCGGTCGCCGGCGAAGTCGAAACCGCCATTGCCGATGCGAAGAAGGCCGTCGAAGAAGGCGGCGTCGAGCGGATGAACAATGCGTTCAATACGCTGCAGACGGTTTCACACAAGATGGCCGAAGCGCTCTATCAGCAGACGTCCTCAACCCCGGGCGGTGAAACGACTGAGCAGTCATCGGCCGCAGGCGCATCGTCCACCGGTCAAACCGGCGGCGAAGACAATGTGATCGACGCGGAGTACGTGGACGTAGACGAAGACAAGAAGTAA